Proteins from a genomic interval of Gadus morhua chromosome 21, gadMor3.0, whole genome shotgun sequence:
- the LOC115534283 gene encoding E3 ubiquitin-protein ligase TRIM39-like isoform X1, translating into MASANTSWPEENFSCSICLDVFSIPVSTPCGHNFCRTCLTKFWDEQVKYKCPVCNEIFNTRPDLRVNILISEMVDRFGTSLRVKEQPCVEPAEVPCDVCTGTQLKAVKSCLMCLTSYCQTHLEPHQRVAGLKKHRLVEPMDRLDDRMCKKHDRLLELFCKTEQVCVCQFCTETYHKSHPVIPLKEEYEVKTAQLGKLEAEVKQLIQERQKNIQEIKDTVKRIKADADREIADGVQVLTALIRCIEKCQDDLNQMVKEKLKSTEKQAEDLIKELEQEIEDLTNRSSEVKQLSQTKDHLHFLQAFRSLKDPPPPRDWTTVEVRPPSYAGTLRRSLDQLEETLNMEMEKLHDAELKRVQQYEVDVSLDPDTAHPKLILSEDGKQVHDGGVKKELPDNPKRFTQCISVLTRQSFSSGRFYFEVQVKDKTLWSLGVARESIDRKDWTDRTPETGYWTLLYYQDVLVFRDNPDVRLPLRAELQKVGVFVDYDEGLVSFYDVEARVHLYSATGCIFSEPLYPFLSPSRHDYRGNNSAPLIISPVNQTD; encoded by the coding sequence atggcctctgctaacacctCCTGgcctgaagagaacttttcatgttccatctgtctggatgtgttcagcatcccagtttccacaccatgtggacacaacttttGCAGAACCTGCCTTactaagttctgggatgaacaagtcaagtacaaatgtcccGTTTGCAACGAgattttcaacacaagacctgatttacgggtCAATATCCTAATTTCAGAGatggttgatcggtttggaacgtccctacgagtaaaagagcagccttgtgttgaaccagcagaagttccctgtgacgtctgtactgggacccagctgaaggccgtgaagtcctgcctaatgtgtcttacctcttactgccaaacccacctggagccacatcagagagtcgcaggcctgaagaaacatcggctggtcgagcctatggaccgtctggacgacaggatgtgtaagaaacacgaccgacttctggaactcttctgcaagactgaacaggtgtgtgtgtgtcagttctgcacagagacgtACCACAAGTCACATCCTGTTATacctctgaaggaggaatatgaagtgaagacggcccagctggggaagctGGAGGCTGAAGTTAAGCAGttgatccaggagagacaaaaaaatattcaggagattaaagacacagttaaacgcatcaaagcagacgcagacagagagatagctgatggtgtgcaggtcctcactgctctgatacgctgcattgaaaagtgccaggatgatctcaaccaaatggttaaagagaaacttaaatccacagagaaacaagctgaagacctcatcaaggagctggagcaggaaatagaagatctgaccaatagaagctcagaggtgaagcagctctcacagactaaagaccacctccacttcctccaggccttcagatccctgaaggatcctccaccccccagggactggaccacggtggaggtccgtcctccgtcatacgcagggaccttgaggagatccctggatcagctggaggagacactgaacatggagatggagaagctgcatgatgctgaactgaagagggtccagcagtatgaagtagatgtgagtctggatcctgatacagctcatcccaagctcatcctgtctgaggatgggaaacaggtacatgatggaggtgtaaagaaggaactcccagacaaccctaagaggtTTACACAGTGTATATCTGTACTCAcaaggcagagcttctcctcagggagattttactttgaggtccaggttaaagacaagactctCTGGtctttaggagtggccagagagtccatcgacagaaaagATTGGACAGATcggacccctgagacgggttactggactcttctcTACTACCAGGATGTGTTGGTATTTAGAGATAACCctgatgtccgtctccctctgagagctgagctccagaaggtgggggtgtttgttgattatgatgagggtctggtctccttctatgatgtggaagccagggttcatctctactctgctactggctgcatcttcagtgagcctctctatccattcctcagCCCAAGTCGCCATGATTACAGAGGTAACAACTccgcccccctgatcatctcacctgtcaatcaaacagactag